A region of Phycisphaerae bacterium DNA encodes the following proteins:
- the lpxC gene encoding UDP-3-O-acyl-N-acetylglucosamine deacetylase: MKPQQTIRSPVELTGRGLFTGEQAVVRFYPAEPDTGVVFLRADQNPPIRVPALVENVAKRLRRTSIRNGTVQIETIEHCMSALAGLGIDNVLVELNANEVPSFDGSCAPFVEKLKEVGIVAQDRPRQVFRIPEIVRVAEGGHYVMAAPAAEDEDTLEIIYDLNYGSGPIGQQIFKIRVTPEEFERHLAAARTFVLEQEAEQFRASGLGSHLTYDDILVFGKEGPIQNTLRFPDECVRHKILDLLGDLFLFGRFVSGYVFARESGHALNHELVRKLRELEQAAETKRKLKAEPVFDIRKIQRLLPHRYPFLMVDRVVEMEPGKHAIGIKNVTANEEFFTGHYPGQPIMPGVLIIEAMAQLGGLLLAQELEHTGKVAVLLSLEGVKFRRPVVPGDQLLLEASARRVKSRTGHVFCRAMVGDQLAAEADIKFMMVDADPL, encoded by the coding sequence TTGAAGCCTCAGCAGACCATTCGGAGCCCCGTTGAGCTGACCGGGCGAGGGCTGTTCACCGGCGAGCAGGCGGTCGTCCGCTTCTACCCGGCCGAGCCCGATACGGGCGTGGTATTCCTGAGGGCGGACCAGAACCCGCCCATCCGGGTTCCCGCTCTTGTCGAGAACGTCGCCAAACGCCTGCGCCGGACCTCTATCCGCAACGGGACCGTCCAGATTGAGACCATCGAGCATTGCATGTCGGCGCTCGCGGGCTTGGGCATCGACAACGTCCTTGTGGAACTGAACGCCAACGAGGTGCCTTCGTTTGATGGAAGCTGTGCTCCCTTCGTCGAGAAGCTCAAGGAGGTTGGCATCGTCGCACAGGACCGTCCTCGACAAGTGTTTCGCATTCCTGAGATCGTCCGCGTGGCCGAAGGAGGCCACTACGTCATGGCTGCTCCGGCCGCAGAAGATGAGGATACCCTCGAAATCATCTACGACCTCAACTACGGCAGCGGGCCGATCGGGCAGCAGATCTTCAAGATCCGTGTCACCCCCGAGGAATTCGAGCGGCATCTCGCTGCAGCCCGCACCTTCGTTCTGGAGCAGGAAGCCGAGCAGTTTCGGGCGTCGGGCCTGGGCTCGCACCTGACCTACGATGACATCCTCGTATTTGGCAAGGAAGGCCCGATTCAGAACACGCTTCGTTTTCCGGATGAGTGCGTCCGGCATAAGATCCTCGACCTGCTTGGCGACTTGTTCCTGTTCGGCCGGTTCGTGTCCGGGTACGTATTTGCCCGTGAATCGGGCCACGCCCTGAATCACGAACTGGTCCGCAAGCTGCGCGAGTTGGAGCAGGCGGCTGAGACCAAGCGGAAACTGAAGGCCGAACCCGTTTTCGACATCCGCAAGATCCAACGCTTACTGCCGCATCGCTACCCCTTCCTGATGGTCGACCGGGTGGTTGAGATGGAACCCGGCAAGCATGCGATCGGCATCAAGAACGTCACCGCCAATGAGGAGTTCTTCACCGGACACTACCCGGGTCAGCCGATCATGCCGGGCGTGCTGATCATCGAGGCTATGGCCCAGCTCGGCGGCCTGTTGCTGGCCCAGGAGCTTGAGCACACCGGCAAGGTGGCCGTCTTGCTGAGCCTGGAGGGAGTCAAGTTCCGCCGGCCGGTCGTTCCCGGCGATCAACTGCTGTTGGAGGCCTCGGCTCGCCGGGTCAAATCCCGGACGGGTCACGTGTTCTGTCGGGCAATGGTGGGAGACCAGTTGGCGGCCGAGGCCGATATCAAATTCATGATGGTCGATGCTGACCCGTTGTGA
- the lpxD gene encoding UDP-3-O-(3-hydroxymyristoyl)glucosamine N-acyltransferase, translating to MSKSYPLAEIAKWVGGVVRGDAGTRITGVAGLEEACSSDIAWLAEDRYAPQLKNSRAGAVIVPMHFGATPMPAILCDNPSLAISAVLEKFAPPIPRPAPGVHPTAVVSPSAKLGRDVAVGPLVVIGDNTVIGDRTVLHPHVFVGPDVRIGSDCEFWPGVVIRERCAIGSRVTIHPNCSIGADGFGYQYVGGRHVKIPQIGSVEIEDDVEIGANSTIDRAKFGVTRIGRGTKIDNLVQVAHNVRIGPNCMIVAQCGIAGSTRLGQGVVLGGKVGLRDHISLGDGAQVAACACVSKDVPPGKTVIGSPAVDHEQFIRERAKVRRLPEMADQLRALIKRVEQLEASADHSEPR from the coding sequence ATGAGCAAGTCGTATCCTCTGGCGGAGATCGCCAAATGGGTCGGCGGAGTGGTCCGCGGCGACGCTGGCACTCGGATCACCGGCGTGGCCGGGCTTGAGGAGGCTTGTTCGTCCGACATTGCGTGGCTGGCCGAAGACAGATACGCCCCCCAGTTGAAGAACAGCCGGGCCGGCGCGGTGATCGTACCCATGCACTTCGGGGCGACCCCGATGCCCGCCATTCTGTGCGATAACCCTTCCCTGGCGATCTCAGCAGTGCTTGAGAAGTTTGCCCCGCCGATCCCAAGGCCGGCGCCGGGCGTTCATCCCACGGCGGTGGTCTCACCGTCGGCCAAGCTCGGCCGGGATGTGGCCGTCGGACCGTTGGTGGTCATCGGCGACAACACCGTCATCGGGGATCGGACCGTGCTTCATCCTCACGTTTTCGTCGGACCGGATGTCCGCATCGGCAGCGATTGCGAGTTCTGGCCCGGGGTCGTGATCCGGGAGCGGTGCGCGATCGGCAGTCGCGTAACCATCCACCCCAACTGCTCCATAGGCGCCGACGGCTTCGGCTACCAATATGTAGGGGGCCGCCACGTCAAGATCCCCCAGATTGGCAGCGTCGAGATCGAGGACGACGTCGAAATAGGGGCCAACAGCACGATTGACAGGGCTAAATTCGGGGTTACCCGCATTGGCCGGGGCACCAAGATTGATAACCTTGTCCAGGTTGCCCATAATGTCCGAATTGGGCCGAACTGCATGATCGTGGCTCAGTGCGGCATCGCCGGCAGCACCCGCCTGGGACAGGGCGTGGTGCTGGGCGGAAAAGTGGGCTTGCGGGACCACATCTCGCTCGGCGACGGCGCGCAAGTGGCCGCTTGCGCGTGCGTTTCCAAGGATGTGCCCCCAGGCAAGACGGTCATCGGCAGCCCGGCGGTCGACCACGAACAGTTCATCCGGGAGAGAGCCAAAGTGCGACGGCTCCCGGAGATGGCCGACCAGCTCCGGGCCTTGATCAAGCGGGTCGAGCAACTTGAAGCCTCAGCAGACCATTCGGAGCCCCGTTGA
- a CDS encoding OmpH family outer membrane protein, translating into MKGGKNTLLVMAAIAVVSIAAATMSGAQQRSGASGGTRVAVVDLVKVFNEFDQTKAVNEAMRVYRDKLAQESDQKMSEIKAEQDILDKTDVTSPDRQARITKIKRMQLEYNVWESLEKDFVSDQYVAWVKRTYEMVTDGIAEVAKKQGVQLVVTQEQVDTTVTKPEPLLQQILNRKVVYADNSVDISADVLATLNANFAKLGGPASVHFGK; encoded by the coding sequence ATGAAGGGCGGCAAGAATACTCTGTTGGTGATGGCGGCGATCGCGGTGGTTTCGATCGCGGCGGCGACGATGAGCGGTGCTCAACAGCGGTCCGGCGCGAGCGGCGGCACCCGGGTCGCCGTCGTCGACCTCGTCAAGGTCTTCAACGAGTTCGATCAGACCAAGGCGGTCAACGAGGCCATGAGGGTCTATCGCGACAAGTTGGCCCAGGAGTCCGACCAGAAAATGTCCGAGATCAAGGCCGAACAGGACATCTTGGACAAGACCGACGTCACCAGCCCCGACCGGCAGGCCCGCATCACCAAGATCAAACGCATGCAACTGGAATACAACGTCTGGGAGTCGCTGGAAAAGGATTTTGTCAGCGACCAGTATGTGGCCTGGGTCAAGCGGACCTACGAGATGGTCACCGACGGCATCGCCGAGGTCGCGAAGAAGCAGGGTGTTCAACTGGTCGTGACGCAGGAACAGGTGGACACCACCGTGACCAAGCCTGAGCCCCTGTTGCAGCAGATCCTCAATCGCAAGGTGGTCTACGCGGACAACAGCGTGGATATCTCGGCTGACGTGCTGGCCACGCTCAACGCCAACTTCGCCAAGCTCGGCGGCCCGGCGTCGGTGCACTTCGGCAAGTAG
- a CDS encoding aspartate kinase — protein MSIIVQKFGGSSVADAEKIHRAARRAIKAKLGGHQVVMVVSAMGKTTDKLIALAKEVNPNPPKREMDMLLTTGEQVSISLMAMALEAAGHQAISFTGRQIGLVTDAAHTKARIRSIDADRIYKELNAGKIVIVAGFQGVTEDGALTTLGRGGSDTTAVALAAVLKDSICEIYTDVDGVYTTDPRIVPQARKMNEINYDEMLELASLGAKVMHSRSIEFGKKYNVPIHVRSSLTDTEGTMIVAQTKGMEDVVVRGVTLKKDLARVLLVGVPNKPGIASKIFARVAQQGIVVDDIIQNIVEHASEANIGFTVAGTDLKDAELVCKELARDLGIRSVEMDSGLAKVSVVGVGMKTHTGVASKMFGALAKAQINIQNITTSEIVVSCIVNAEEGEKAVQVLHAEFELDKAND, from the coding sequence ATGAGCATTATCGTTCAAAAGTTCGGCGGGAGCAGTGTCGCGGACGCGGAAAAGATCCACCGCGCCGCCCGGCGGGCGATCAAGGCGAAGCTCGGCGGGCACCAGGTGGTGATGGTCGTTTCGGCCATGGGCAAGACGACCGATAAGCTCATCGCTTTGGCCAAGGAAGTCAACCCAAACCCGCCGAAGCGCGAGATGGACATGTTGCTGACCACGGGCGAGCAGGTGTCGATTTCGCTGATGGCCATGGCCTTGGAGGCCGCCGGGCACCAGGCGATCAGCTTCACCGGCCGACAGATCGGCCTCGTGACAGACGCCGCTCACACCAAAGCCCGGATACGCTCGATCGACGCCGACAGAATCTACAAGGAACTGAACGCGGGCAAGATCGTGATCGTGGCGGGTTTTCAGGGAGTGACCGAGGACGGAGCCTTGACCACCCTCGGGCGAGGCGGTTCGGACACCACGGCCGTGGCCCTGGCGGCCGTTCTCAAGGACTCGATCTGCGAGATCTACACCGACGTCGACGGCGTGTACACCACCGACCCCCGGATCGTGCCCCAGGCGCGCAAGATGAACGAGATCAACTACGATGAAATGCTCGAGCTCGCATCGCTGGGCGCCAAGGTGATGCATTCGCGGTCGATCGAGTTCGGCAAGAAGTATAACGTGCCTATCCACGTTCGCAGTTCGCTTACTGACACAGAAGGGACCATGATCGTGGCTCAAACCAAGGGAATGGAAGACGTCGTTGTTCGCGGTGTGACGCTCAAGAAAGACCTGGCCCGGGTTCTTCTGGTCGGCGTGCCCAACAAGCCGGGCATCGCCTCGAAGATTTTTGCTCGCGTCGCCCAGCAGGGCATCGTGGTGGATGACATCATTCAAAACATCGTCGAGCACGCCTCCGAAGCCAATATCGGCTTTACCGTGGCGGGGACCGACCTCAAGGACGCCGAGCTGGTCTGCAAGGAACTGGCCCGCGATCTGGGGATTCGGTCGGTCGAAATGGACTCGGGCCTCGCCAAGGTCAGCGTCGTCGGCGTGGGCATGAAGACTCACACGGGCGTGGCCTCCAAGATGTTCGGCGCTCTGGCGAAAGCTCAAATCAACATACAAAACATCACCACCAGCGAGATTGTGGTAAGCTGCATCGTCAACGCCGAGGAGGGCGAAAAAGCCGTTCAGGTACTCCACGCGGAGTTCGAGCTGGATAAGGCAAACGACTGA
- a CDS encoding cupin domain-containing protein — MKPEIRKPTEDERKEAHTWPTWSKEAGEFPWQYDEKETCLILDGNVTVTNETGEKFNFGAGDWVVFPQGMKCTWKVNRPVRKHYNFGE; from the coding sequence ATGAAACCTGAGATTCGCAAGCCGACTGAGGATGAGAGGAAGGAAGCTCACACGTGGCCGACGTGGAGCAAGGAGGCCGGCGAGTTCCCCTGGCAGTACGACGAAAAGGAAACGTGCCTGATCCTCGACGGCAACGTCACCGTCACCAATGAAACCGGCGAGAAGTTCAACTTTGGCGCGGGGGATTGGGTGGTCTTTCCGCAAGGCATGAAATGCACGTGGAAGGTCAACCGGCCGGTCAGAAAGCACTACAACTTCGGCGAGTGA
- a CDS encoding NAD-dependent epimerase/dehydratase family protein → MNLVTGATGLLGSHIVEQLRLRKRPVRVLVRRGGNVEWLKTQGVEVADGDLTDKAALAKACQGVKVVYHAAARVGDWGPWEDFVRITIDGTRNLADAASAAGCERFLHISSISAYGHPDGEGVVLDETAPLGTNLHKWSYYSRAKVEAEHILWHMHKAGKIRLTVIRPSWLYGPRDRVTIFRLARMLREGKARILGDGKNRLNVVYAGNVAECAILACDTEAAVGQAYNACNDGEMRQEQWMNMLAAALGAPPVTRHVPYGVAYNVAFLLECFGHLFRTKKPPMITRYAVWLMGRRVYFSAEKARKQLGWKSTVSYEEGVKKTIAWLREQEEKR, encoded by the coding sequence ATGAATCTGGTCACCGGTGCAACGGGACTGTTGGGGAGTCACATTGTCGAGCAGCTCCGGCTGCGCAAACGCCCGGTGCGGGTGCTGGTTCGCCGCGGTGGCAACGTGGAATGGCTTAAAACTCAGGGCGTCGAGGTTGCGGACGGCGATCTGACCGACAAGGCGGCCCTCGCCAAGGCCTGCCAGGGCGTGAAGGTCGTGTACCACGCGGCCGCACGCGTGGGCGATTGGGGCCCGTGGGAAGATTTCGTCAGGATCACCATCGACGGGACCCGCAATCTGGCCGACGCGGCCTCGGCCGCCGGATGCGAACGCTTCCTGCACATCAGCTCCATCAGTGCCTACGGCCACCCCGACGGCGAAGGCGTCGTCCTCGATGAAACCGCACCGCTCGGCACGAACCTGCATAAGTGGAGCTACTACTCACGGGCCAAGGTCGAGGCAGAGCATATCCTCTGGCATATGCACAAGGCCGGGAAAATCAGGCTCACCGTCATCCGACCGAGTTGGCTGTACGGGCCTCGCGACCGCGTCACCATTTTCCGCTTGGCCCGAATGCTCCGCGAGGGCAAGGCGAGAATTCTCGGTGACGGCAAGAACCGGCTGAACGTCGTCTACGCGGGCAACGTGGCCGAGTGTGCGATCCTGGCGTGCGACACCGAAGCCGCCGTCGGCCAGGCCTACAACGCGTGCAACGACGGCGAAATGCGACAGGAGCAGTGGATGAACATGCTGGCTGCCGCCCTCGGAGCCCCGCCGGTCACCAGGCACGTCCCGTATGGCGTCGCCTACAACGTGGCGTTTCTCCTCGAGTGCTTCGGGCATCTCTTCCGCACGAAGAAACCCCCGATGATCACGCGATACGCCGTGTGGCTCATGGGCCGCCGCGTCTATTTCAGCGCCGAGAAGGCCCGCAAGCAGCTCGGCTGGAAATCGACTGTCTCGTACGAGGAAGGCGTCAAGAAAACGATCGCGTGGCTGCGCGAGCAGGAGGAAAAACGATGA